A DNA window from Pseudorasbora parva isolate DD20220531a chromosome 19, ASM2467924v1, whole genome shotgun sequence contains the following coding sequences:
- the si:dkeyp-92c9.2 gene encoding cyclin-dependent kinase 5 activator 1 — MGTVLSLSPGPRKPGYYDNRSGSLSHYPSLSSRSLNTQKDRNIKRGHSIFLPALTWKRLVASTKKRGESKKAYPGCQGTIGAPLNNNNIYQKYPVLHLNHENVKKSLSCANLTSYDGPAGLGLGLGYGKPQQISSVKTVAPTCTSSPKRVIVQASTSELLRCLGEFLCGRCYRLKHLSPADPVLWLRAVDRSLLLQGWQDQAFVTPANVVFVYMLCRDVVDGDAVSSEHDLQAILLTCLYLSYSYMGNEISYPLKPFLVEAAKEAFWDRCLAIIDVTSAKMLRINADPHFFTQIFADLKSEGGCGLQDYARVLDR; from the coding sequence ATGGGCACTGTTCTATCGCTCTCGCCGGGTCCTCGAAAACCTGGTTATTATGACAACCGGTCCGGTTCTCTAAGCCATTACCCAAGTCTGAGCAGCCGCTCGCTGAACACTCAAAAGGACCGCAACATCAAACGCGGCCATTCCATTTTCCTCCCCGCTCTCACCTGGAAACGACTGGTGGCCTCCACCAAGAAGCGGGGTGAGTCCAAAAAAGCCTATCCTGGATGTCAGGGCACCATTGGAGCTCCTCTCAACAACAATAACATCTACCAAAAGTATCCGGTCTTGCACCTAAACCACGAAAATGTAAAGAAGTCTCTCTCCTGCGCCAATCTCACTAGCTATGACGGTCCAGCGGGTCTGGGTCTGGGCCTGGGTTACGGAAAACCGCAGCAGATTTCCTCTGTAAAGACAGTTGCACCTACATGCACTTCCTCACCCAAACGTGTGATCGTCCAGGCCTCGACTAGTGAGCTGCTTCGCTGCCTGGGCGAGTTTCTGTGTGGCCGCTGCTATCGGCTCAAGCACCTTTCCCCCGCGGATCCGGTTCTGTGGCTGCGGGCTGTGGACCGCTCGCTCTTGCTCCAGGGCTGGCAGGACCAGGCCTTTGTGACGCCAGCCAATGTGGTGTTCGTGTACATGCTGTGCCGTGACGTGGTGGATGGCGACGCGGTGTCTTCAGAGCATGACCTCCAAGCAATTCTACTAACCTGTCTGTACCTGTCCTACTCCTACATGGGGAACGAGATCTCATACCCACTCAAGCCTTTCCTGGTGGAGGCGGCTAAAGAGGCGTTCTGGGACCGTTGTCTGGCCATTATCGACGTCACCAGTGCCAAGATGCTGCGCATCAACGCAGACCCACATTTCTTCACGCAGATCTTTGCCGATCTGAAAAGCGAAGGAGGTTGCGGTTTGCAGGATTACGCTAGAGTTCTGGATCGGTGA